From the genome of Chanos chanos chromosome 5, fChaCha1.1, whole genome shotgun sequence, one region includes:
- the l3mbtl2 gene encoding lethal(3)malignant brain tumor-like protein 2, with the protein MPNRCAAYGCGKSYSDNVTLFKFPKDPDEFRKWEKQVQRTRSNWTAKAFSRLCSEHFGKDCFEPRPTALAKAMGSKGLKLKEGAVPTVFIRPPCSVCGGHGASCPACTPKTKRKGVWIEPQDCGADDVIEWPEDGQRKDPDTTDEDEDEDEEYAEDGDESHRSAEESVVNPLLAPLSPAADDDESDSEAVCEMCGFTGTRDTFYSRTKRFCSVSCSRSYSSNSKKSCILARLQGRPPTKKAKVLRKVSLTTKFGSPPMFQGMGHPQYSTTTDRDASSGFDWGRYLEKTGYLAAPVACFRHVPLCAQWDDVTVGLKLEVLNTHTSLASKVYWIATIVRLAGYKALLRYEGLKHDSTQDFWCNLGTADIHPIGWCAVNSKLLVPPQRTHQVTDWRAYLMKRLVGARTLPADFHVKLSDSMRYPFRQGMRVEVVDRSLVSRTRLAVVDTVIGGRLRLLYEDAGLGPGGEVLSDFWCHIWSPLLHPVGWSSKVGHIIKETDKRVDMSSHPTFRKIYCDTVPVLFKKPRTVYMEGGFFEERMKLEAIDPLNLGNICVATVHKVLMDGYLMVGIDGVEIGDGSDWFCYHASSHAILPTGYCQKNNIPLTLPPGYDQATFTWSNYLEETRAVAAPRRLFNTDAVGHGFAPGMKLEAVDLMEPRLVCVATVRRCVGRLLLLHFDGWESEFDQWVDCQSPDIYPVGWCEVTGYQLQPPIGPDPAQGQEHLGSAKKSKLYLGKKKGKLEKRKLSTDAPKIQPPQQEDTPTTVQIKSEPEEEEIIAVKVKVEEVETETPIGPDRSVLEMDATQVSVCDIKAVEGLL; encoded by the exons ATGCCCAATCGTTGTGCCGCATATGGCTGTGGAAAGTCATATAGCGACAATGTTACACTGTTTAAATTTCCCAAAGACCCTGACGAGTTTCGAAAATGGGAGAAGCAAGTCCAGCGGACCCGCAGCAATTGGACTGCCAAAGCATTCTCGCGTTTGTGCTCTGAGCATTTTGGAAAGGACTGTTTTGAGCCGAGACCCACCGCTCTCGCAAAAGCAATGGGTAGCAAAGGACTCAAGCTCAAAGAAGGAGCCGTTCCAACGGTTTTCATCCGACCACCCTGCAGCGTCTGTGGAGGTCATGGTGCCAGCTGCCCTGCATGCACCCCAAAAACCAAGAGGAAAGGTGTATGGATTGAGCCCCAGGACTGTGGTGCA GATGATGTCATAGAGTGGCCAGAGGATGGGCAGCGCAAAGACCCAGATACcacagatgaagatgaagatgaagatgaagaataTGCCGAAGATGGTGATGAGTCACACAGATCTGCTGAAGAGAGCGTTGTTAACCCTTTGTTAGCACCACTGTCACCTGCAGCAGACGATGATGAATCTGACTCTGAAG ctgtgtgtgagatgtgtggtTTCACCGGAACACGAGACACATTCTATTCCAGAACCAAGCGCTTCTGCAGTGTGTCGTGTTCACGTTCCTACTCTTCAAACTCTAAGAAATCCTGCATTCTTGCACGCCTGCAG ggaAGGCCGCCTACAAAGAAGGCTAAAGTTTTACGTAAAGTTTCTCTGACCACTAAATTTGGGAGTCCCCCTATGTTTCAAGGCATGGGGCACCCGCAGTACAGCACTACCACTGACCGAGAtg CGTCGTCGGGCTTTGACTGGGGTCGCTATCTGGAGAAAACGGGCTATCTTGCGGCTCCTGTGGCCTGTTTTAGACAC GTCCCTCTCTGTGCACAGTGGGATGATGTCACTGTGGGCCTGAAACTGGAggttctgaacacacacacttctctggcCAGCAAAGTGTATTGGATTGCCACTATTGTGCGCTTGGCAG GCTACAAGGCCCTTTTGCGTTACGAGGGCTTAAAGCATGACAGCACCCAGGACTTTTGGTGTAACTTGGGCACTGCCGACATACACCCAATAGGCTGGTGTGCAGTGAACAGCAAGCTTCTGGTTCCTCCACAgcgtac CCATCAAGTGACTGACTGGAGGGCGTACCTGATGAAAAGGCTAGTAGGAGCACGCACGCTGCCTGCCGACTTTCACGTCAAG CTGTCAGACAGTATGAGGTACCCGTTCAGACAGGGCATGCGCGTGGAGGTGGTGGACCGCTCGCTGGTCAGTCGGACACGTTTGGCGGTGGTGGACACCGTGATTGGGGGAAGACTGCGGCTACTCTACGAGGATGCTGGACTGGGGCCTGGAGGAGAGGTCCTGTCGGACTTCTGGTGTCATATCTGGAGCCCACTGCTGCACCCTGTAGGCTGGTCCAGTAAAGTGGGCCACATCATTAAGGAAACAG ACAAACGGGTCGATATGAGCAGCCATCCAACATTCCGGAAAATCTACTGTGACACTGTCCCTGTGCTTTTCAAGAAG CCAAGGACTGTGTACATGGAAGGAGGTTTTTTTGAGGAGCGGATGAAACTGGAAGCCATCGACCCCCTGAACCTGGGAAATATCTGTGTGGCAACTGTTCATAAG GTGCTGATGGATGGATACCTCATGGTTGGGATCGATGGTGTGGAGATAGGTGACGGCTCAGACTGGTTTTGTTACCACGCCAGTTCGCACGCCATATTACCCACTGGTTactgccaaaaaaacaacatacccCTCACCTTGCCTCCTG GTTATGATCAAGCTACATTCACGTGGTCCAACTACCTGGAAGAGACAAGAGCTGTGGCCGCTCCACGTAGGCTCTTCAATACG GACGCCGTAGGTCATGGCTTTGCCCCAGGTATGAAGCTGGAGGCAGTGGACTTGATGGAGCCCCGTCTGGTGTGCGTAGCCACCGTCCGACGCTGCGTGGGCCGTCTGCTTCTGCTGCACTTCGATGGCTGGGAGTCGGAGTTTGATCAGTGGGTAGACTGCCAGTCCCCTGACATCTATCCAGTGGGTTGGTGTGAGGTTACTGGTTATCAGTTACAGCCACCCATCGGCCCAG ATCCCGCTCAGGGACAGGAGCATCTTGGGTCGGCCAAGAAGTCTAAACTCTATCTGGGTAAAAAGA AGGGGAAACTCGAGAAGAGAAAACTGAGTACAGACGCTCCTAAAATTCAGCCGCCCCAGCAGGAGGACACGCCCACCACTGTACAAATAAAGAGTGaaccagaggaggaggaaa TTATTGCCGTAAAGGTGAAAGTGgaagaggtggagacagagactcCTATTGGTCCTGATCGCTCCGTTTTAGAGATGGATGCTACTCAGGTCTCAGTATGCGATATCAAAGCAGTGGAAGGGCTTCTCTGA